The following proteins are co-located in the Pochonia chlamydosporia 170 chromosome 6, whole genome shotgun sequence genome:
- a CDS encoding metal dependent phosphohydrolase (similar to Metarhizium robertsii ARSEF 23 XP_007824820.1): protein MAVSLEDLPELGLTMIVSNIVDEALAFVKEHCNAMTFNHVVRTAYWASILVKKQIFSTASVDLEAVIMSCILHDMGWAETKSLLSKDNRFEVDGANIAAAFIRACQTDKISDGKTSWNQSRVQRCWDAIALHSTPSIARHAAAEVSLTCLAIMADFMGPALPNSLGGENLITMEEYRAVLRLYPRNGFTTEGLKHVMCGLCNTKPATTFDNFVGSFGLRFGTDGQGAGKKEFVRAWEENQAANLLLSGLAGLEQLDARP, encoded by the coding sequence ATGGCCGTTTCTCTGGAAGACCTGCCTGAACTAGGGCTCACTATGATAGTGTCCAACATTGTGGATGAAGCTTTGGCATTTGTCAAAGAGCATTGCAACGCCATGACATTTAACCACGTTGTTCGCACAGCGTACTGGGCATCCATTCTGGTTAAGAAACAAATTTTTTCGACTGCCTCTGTTGACTTAGAAGCAGTTATTATGAGCTGTATTCTACATGATATGGGATGGGCGGAGACGAAATCACTCCTCTCAAAAGACAATCGGTTTGAGGTAGACGGAGCAAATATCGCAGCGGCATTTATTCGCGCTTGTCAGACAGACAAGATCTCAGATGGCAAAACTTCATGGAATCAGTCCCGAGTTCAACGTTGCTGGGATGCCATTGCTTTACACAGTACCCCGTCTATCGCAAGGCACGCGGCTGCTGAAGTATCGTTGACTTGCCTAGCTATTATGGCTGACTTCATGGGGCCAGCACTTCCAAATAGTCTTGGAGGGGAAAATCTGATAACAATGGAAGAATATCGAGCGGTATTAAGGCTATATCCCCGAAATGGGTTTACCACTGAAGGTCTCAAGCATGTAATGTGTGGACTGTGCAACACAAAACCTGCTACGACATTCGATAACTTTGTTGGGTCATTCGGCCTCAGATTTGGAACAGATGGGCAGGGCGCCGGCAAGAAAGAGTTTGTGCGAGCATGGGAAGAAAACCAAGCAGCTAACCTTCTATTATCTGGTCTTGCCGGGCTAGAGCAGTTAGACGCACGCCCGTAA
- a CDS encoding fungal specific transcription factor domain-containing protein — translation MTCVYRGERIRRTRVQNTARVTWQEDNLVHLPSALPISATDDSGNPQLDVNLHLSPTSLEQPDQTSHTDEPEPQKSPSLSPAGQLLFESLPKEDSSSMGLERSPLEWSWTDKGHEYTGPSSGTAPLSNRYLKWVQAKAIRFDHLCHIFAGLRDGVTRNLQYPKCAGQEILSNTHDFCHDGSVEAFPTEDTIWRYSRAYFSRVQIIFPILDRQDFELQLANFLVNSSKSSSAWKALVFAVLASGCRAVSASESVREFQNSSQEAWQYFLCALQHEKMLAYEPTDLTSVKALAVMTVFAQGLSSPVKLEFTLCSTTIRLARSIGLQYAIPASQKMADTEAEERNRLFWVIYCLDKTIALRGGRPCTIDDADITCDLPSTQLYQINEQTPEFERLNHVFRCYTTFARLCGQISQALYSKNALQRRFQDLQEPAMNILVELESWRKLFVPNGPCRGPAYDGYNLSGRSQTGLLVLHFSYYYALSAVHRRFSPMFRHADEEEDNGDTFLAAASSMSHVDAAKATILLTKHLEIGSYSPCWLLVYYPLTAVLTVFTHAVSHPSRAGLEDDVILLQIAAGYFGMLEYVTSGMVGMRNVSDLIRYAGLIADDQSHSTAHNSSQQAEDPQRINCYAADLVLSPQASAHNPAHSAIERRDNPPNALVHEMVTSTGQSVPVANGSTQTAMDQRLLDENALFAATFDGDFFTQNPSTWSNDEYQPDISFTNARLVSNGFQQVTPINSDCP, via the exons ATGACCTGTGTGTATCGAGGTGAACGTATTAGGCGCACGCGGGTGCAGAACACGGCACGGGTAACATGGCAAGAGGACAACTTGGTACATCTTCCCTCTGCCCTACCTATCTCTGCGACAGATGACAGTGGGAATCCTCAGCTAGACGTGAACCTACACTTATCCCCAACGAGCCTCGAGCAGCCCGACCAGACGAGCCACACAGACGAGCCTGAGCCGCAGAAGTCTCCCAGCCTTTCGCCTGCTGGGCAGTTACTATTTGAAAGCCTTCCCAAGGAAGATTCTTCTTCTATGGGTCTTGAAAGGAGTCCTCTAGAATGGAGCTGGACTGATAAGGGTCATGAGTATACCGGCCCATCGTCCGGTACCGCACCACTCTCGAACAGATACTTGAAATGGGTCCAAGCGAAGGCTATCAGGTTTGACCATTTGTGCCACATTTTTGCAGGTTTAAGAGACGGTGTTACCAGAAACCTTCAATACCCGAAGTGTGCTGGCCAGGAGATTCTTAGTAATACCCACGACTTCTGCCACGATGGCTCGGTGGAGGCATTCCCAACCGAAGACACAATATGGCGCTATTCTCGGGCATACTTCTCCAGGGTCCAGATCATATTTCCAATATTAGATCGCCAAGATTTTGAATTACAGTTGGCCAACTTCTTGGTCAATTCCTCGAAATCTTCCTCTGCCTGGAAGGCACTTGTTTTCGCCGTTCTTGCTTCAGGGTGTAGGGCAGTTTCAGCATCGGAATCCGTCAGAGAGTTCCAAAACTCTAGCCAGGAAGCGTGGCAATACTTCCTTTGTGCACTCCAGCATGAAAAGATGCTCGCATATGAACCGACGGATCTTACAAGTGTGAAAGCTCTGGCAGTTATGACGGTGTTTGCACAAGGGTTATCGAGCCCCGTAAAGCTGGAATTCACCCTCTGTTCAACAACCATACGCTTGGCACGTAGTATAGGGCTACAGTACGCTATTCCTGCCAGCCAGAAAATGGCTGACACCGAAGCTGAGGAACGAAATCGGCTGTTCTGGGTGATATACTGCCTTGACAAAACCATCGCTCTTCGAGGCGGCCGGCCGTGCACTATCGACGATGCTGACATAACCTGCGATCTTCCGAGCACTCAATTATATCAAATAAACGAACAGACTCCTGAGTTTGAGCGACTTAACCACGTCTTTCGATGCTACACCACATTCGCGCGTCTTTGCGGCCAAATTTCACAGGCTCTCTACTCGAAGAACGCTTTGCAGCGTCGATTTCAAGACCTTCAGGAGCCAGCTATGAACATTCTAGTAGAACTGGAATCATGGCGGAAACTCTTTGTTCCTAATGGACCGTGTCGAGGCCCTGCTTACGACGGCTATAATTTGTCCGGGCGTTCTCAGACTGGGTTGCTTGTGCTTCACTTTTCATACTACTACGCATTGTCCGCCGTTCACCGAAGATTTTCACCAATGTTTCGCCAtgccgatgaagaagaggataATGGAGATACCTTCCTTGCGGCGGCGAGTTCCATGAGTCATGTCGATGCTGCAAAAGCGACGATACTGCTGACCAAGCATCTCGAAATTGGGAGTTATTCCCCATGCTG GCTTCTAGTATATTATCCCCTGACCGCGGTCCTCACCGTCTTCACACATGCAGTCTCCCACCCATCACGTGCGGgcttggaagatgatgttATCCTCTTGCAGATTGCTGCTGGATATTTCGGAATGTTGGAGTACGTTACGTCGGGTATGGTTGGCATGAGAAATGTCTCAGATTTGATTCGATATGCTGGCCTGATTGCGGACGACCAAAGCCACTCAACCGCTCACAATTCATCGCAACAAGCGGAGGATCCGCAGAGAATCAATTGTTATGCTGCTGACTTGGTACTCTCACCGCAGGCGTCAGCCCATAATCCAGCCCATTCAGCGATAGAACGACGAGACAATCCTCCCAATGCACTTGTGCACGAAATGGTCACATCCACGGGACAAAGCGTTCCCGTGGCAAACGGCTCTACCCAAACGGCAATGGATCAACGTCTCCTAGATGAAAATGCCCTCTTCGCAGCCACCTTTGACGGAGATTTCTTCACACAGAATCCTTCCACATGGTCCAATGATGAATATCAACCGGATATCAGCTTTACCAACGCCAGACTCGTGTCAAATGGATTTCAGCAGGTCACCCCAATCAACAGTGATTGTCCTTAA
- a CDS encoding dehydrogenase protein (similar to Neofusicoccum parvum UCRNP2 XP_007580222.1), with translation MRAAQITAWGAVPKYEPRTPPLPPPTPSQIRIRVLASGLHRLARGQVTGKHYSVSHSSLPFIPGVDGVGLTPEGDVVYFMSPSGGAFAEHVNVEKKLVVELSPDARVKQVAGLVNPGLASWMALKSRIQGLDFSKDGKLSVVILGVTTLSGKLASEFARKLGFSRVVGVARNLKEMEKLALDDTILLEEDPRRSEWSKLGDVDVVLDFLYGEPALECLKALQSARPTQYVQIGVMAGLVALLPAELLRSKNITIRGSGPGSWTMAQFAAELQHIVRAVEGLKEHALETRMLEQIEATWAEEQRTVFIL, from the coding sequence ATGCGTGCCGCGCAGATTACAGCCTGGGGTGCCGTGCCAAAATATGAGCCCAGAAcgccgcctctgcctcctccgACACCCTCACAAATCCGTATTCGAGTACTCGCCAGTGGCCTACACAGACTCGCCCGAGGTCAAGTCACTGGGAAACACTATTCTGTTTCCCATTCTTCTCTGCCTTTCATACCGGGAGTGGATGGAGTTGGCCTGACCCCTGAAGGAGACGTAGTCTACTTCATGTCTCCTAGCGGCGGAGCTTTCGCAGAGCACGTCAATgtggaaaagaagctcgTCGTGGAATTGTCACCAGACGCACGAGTAAAGCAGGTTGCAGGATTAGTCAATCCAGGACTCGCGAGCTGGATGGCACTGAAAAGCCGGATCCAAGGGCTAGATTTCAGCAAAGATGGGAAATTGAGCGTTGTAATACTGGGAGTAACCACACTCAGCGGAAAGCTGGCTTCGGAATTTGCTAGGAAGCTTGGCTTTTCTCgggttgttggtgtggcACGGAActtgaaggagatggagaaatTGGCACTGGACGACACCATCttgctggaggaggaccCCAGACGAAGCGAATGGAGTAAGTTGGGCGATGTGGATGTTGTCTTAGATTTTTTATACGGCGAACCGGCATTGGAGTGTCTAAAGGCGCTTCAAAGTGCGAGACCGACGCAGTACGTACAGATTGGAGTGATGGCCGGACTAGTGGCCTTGTTACCCGCAGAATTGTTGAGGTCTAAAAACATCACGATTAGAGGTAGCGGGCCTGGTTCTTGGACGATGGCACAATTTGCAGCCGAGTTGCAGCATATAGTGCGTGCGGTCGAAGGGCTTAAGGAGCACGCGCTGGAGACAAGAATGCTTGAACAGATCGAGGCCACTTGGGCAGAAGAACAGAGAACTGTTTTTATTTTATAG
- a CDS encoding transposase (similar to Talaromyces stipitatus ATCC 10500 XP_002486848.1) — MAEEDSDALSLQGDETITEPPPFDPDLYDPDEPTTPSNFDLRKPTAKKVNDAISWATNYYWERKRSPHDIWQCLIDDFADWNHSHFNRSRKANLRDFRDTLRAKGVYIRKEDRFPIVNAIMEAVSSPGFPTWPDNDPQRPPRSSTPPPSPSITKPVTAPTRERPKTAQPEVIIAPKTAVPTTTRTSGGVDTPPPVVNTPQSWGSLAGEGRSPSSSDGEVPPDLLRRLDSLTKGYQESDKFSGREYDFLLTKVNMFIDKCKRIDYPRDQLARAVPVMLTGPAYRYYLNNLANKGKSYNDLIHALQKRYETEAIRDRYLREWESLNLAAIVNQHRDKRLSSCLEILTEKIQLLHQGLFRPGDTGFNSMRDKLKIAASKTPACKVPLMKPAKTFEDLAAELQQAIAVHEEITPQPAEVFYTDRAFKRGGGNASNYNQKGQFLNHQKKCYVCRQPGCWSTKHSDQERSQARNSWLQKKHPTPPTAKRYQAFLTAFEGEDNDEDTALLDEMYRQNSFNDANSDDDDNDEFLPVGSSNMFASTGTITQNFLATAAIPQPVEILAGLRDQAFKHALLAEDPYFIKEPKETAIFISEERYSDHIFRGILPDTGAAGTSNAGMPQVRALMRIMPSLKIKDAPATTIYFGAGSALSIGIIRVPTVFGNITFHVLPTATPFLFSITDMDRMYVRLDNLTNRLIQGDITVPVIRQWGHPWWLLEPAASAAFHLTETQLRQLHRRFGHPSVERLSRILTKVGEEYSSDVLKRLTDICHHCQMNGRAPSRFKFTLRDDHEFNHEIIVDIFFINGQPVLHVIDSATAFQAAKFLNNKEQKARDLWDAIMACWINTYLGPPEWIVHDAGKNFSSAEFKQYAKGLYIRVQEMPVEAHNSIGKAERYHGPLRRAYQIIDAELGDALTDDQKLQMAVKAINDTAGPDGLVPTLLVFGAYPRMTDDSPPSFSVVQRAEAIRKATSEARRALAKRQVQNALLTRNGPDTTPLHTLPLQSKVRVWREKNGWQGPFELIAVEGETCTVANEAGITSKFRSTIVQPYLEDKDTTPTDNKLPQQQAVNQDNAEVANESDGEVNQDEDIRDSIAVAIPTARRGPGRPRKDPETRRAPYQTFPRRGPGRPRKRLIEEQYFFNALEDPPERTKLLKSIKTIAFLTTKEQGDRDLAVLLRSKGLIITPGQPFEISGRTEIDNLIARGVFKFELYDPIKHAKLRIFDSRMVNEVKGKDTAAPYEKSRLVIRGYNDEGKAFILTQSPTIQRASQRLMIALAPSLFQRGIILWIRDITQAYVQSQTPLQRTIIAKIPEQLRGRYPEGTIMVVVKPLYGIPEAGTHWWATYSTHHREKLKMATSTYDPCLLISECDKFGIIGMQTDDTLGLSDKQFSNLEEEELQKAAFAAKPKEVLKVEKPLTFNGCRISLNADGSIMMTQKEQALKLQIPTTNQEYIEQRARGAYLASICQPEAAFDLSVAAQQKEPSSDDFKRLGRRIQWQIDNPGRGLKCIPFDLDKAKLFVFVDGSFANNEDLSSQLGYIIVIGTEEETNNGEMLVKGNIITYSSTKSKRVTRSALASELYSMVQGTDIGYAIASTLKLITKQLGIPDIPTILLTDSYSLYECLVKLGTTKEKRLMIDIMALRQSYERREVHEVRWINGGDNPADAMTKASPNHALRTLIDKNKIAIRVEGWVERKKDEK, encoded by the coding sequence atggcagaagaagatagtGATGCCTTATCCCTCCAAGGCGATGAAACTATCACCGAGCCGCCTCCCTTTGACCCTGATCTTTATGATCCTGACGAACCAACCACCCCCTCGAACTTCGACCTAAGGAAACCCACTGCGAAAAAGGTTAATGACGCTATTAGCTGGGCTACCAACTATTACTGGGAACGCAAACGGAGCCCTCATGATATATGGCAATGCCTtattgacgactttgccgactggaACCATAGCCATTTTAACCGCTCGAGAAAGGCCAACCTCCGTGACTTCCGCGATACCCTCCGTGCAAAGGGGGTCTATATCAGAAAGGAAGACCGGTTCCCAATTGTTAATGCCATTATGGAAGCCGTGTCTTCTCCGGGCTTCCCCACATGGCCGGACAACGATCCACAGCGCCCTCCACGATCCTCCACACCCCCACCGAGTCCATCAATAACGAAGCCTGTCACGGCACCGACCCGAGAACGACCTAAAACAGCCCAACCAGAGGTCATTATAGCCCCTAAGACAGCAGTACCTACCACAACTCGCACGTCTGGAGGCGTCGATACACCTCCCCCGGTGGTCAATACACCACAGTCATGGGGGTCCCTGGCTGGGGAAGGGCgatcaccttcttcctcagacGGTGAAGTGCCCCCTGACCTACTCAGACGCCtagacagcctcaccaaagGCTATCAGGAAAGTGACAAATTCTCAGGCCGAGAATATGACTTCCTCttgaccaaagtcaacatgtttATTGATAAATGCAAACGGATTGACTATCCGCGAGACCAGCTCGCTCGGGCCGTCCCAGTCATGCTCACAGGACCAGCATACCGGTACTATCTCAACAATCTAGCtaacaaaggaaaaagttATAACGACctcatccacgccctccaaAAGAGGTACGAAACAGAGGCAATTCGAGACCGATACCTCCGCGAGTGGGAAAGCCTTAATCTCGCCGCGattgtcaaccaacatcgTGACAAACGTCTCTCATCCTGCCTTGAGATCCTCACGGAGAAGATACAACTGCTTCACCAGGGCCTCTTCCGACCTGGTGATACGGGCTTCAATAGCATGAGGGAtaagctcaagattgccgctTCTAAGACCCCGGCTTGCAAGGTGCCGTTAATGAAGCCGGCAAAGACCTTTGAAGAccttgccgccgagctccagcaagctaTCGCTGTCCACGAGGAAATAAcgccccagccagcagaagtCTTTTATACTGATCGCGCTTTCAAACGCGGTGGAGGAAACGCCTCAAATTATAACCAAAAAGGGCAGTTCCTGAACCACCAGAAGAAGTGCTACGTTTGCCGccaacctggctgctggtcgacCAAGCATAGCGACCAAGAACGCTCCCAAGCTCGAAATTCCTGGCTCCAAAAGAAGCacccaacgcctccaacggCCAAGAGGTATCAAGCGTTCCTAACTGCCTTTGAGGGTGAAGATAACGATGAGGATACCGCCCTCCTTGACGAAATGTATAGACAGAATTCCTTTAATGATGCCaacagtgacgatgatgacaatgacgaatTCCTCCCTGTCGGCAGCAGTAACATGTTTGCTAGTACGGGTACTATTACCCAGAATTTCTTAGCCACGGCAGCaattccacagccagtgGAAATCCTCGCTGGTTTGAGAGACCAAGCGTTCAAGCATGCCCTATTGGCTGAAGATCCCTATTTTataaaagaaccaaaagagaCTGCTATTTTCATCTCTGAGGAAAGATATTCTGACCATATCTTTAGAGGCATCCTGCCTGATACCGGCGCCGCCGGTACATCCAACGCAGGCATGCCACAGGTTAGAGCCTTAATGAGGATAATGCCGTCACTAAAGATTAAAgacgcaccagcaacaacgatCTATTTTGGTGCAGGATCAGCCTTATCAATCGGCATCATTAGAGTACCAACAGTATTCGGAAATATCACCTTCCATGTACTGCCGACCGCCACTCCTTTcctgttctccatcacagATATGGATAGGATGTATGTACGATTGGATAATCTCACCAATCGCCTTATCCAAGGAGACATCACTGTGCCTGTTATCAGGCAATGGGGCCATCCCTGGTGGCTCCtcgagccagcagcttccgcagCCTTCCACCTCACAGAAACGCAGCTTCGGCAACTACATCGCCGCTTTGGACACCCGTCTGTTGAGAGACTATCAAGAATCTTAACAAAAGTCGGGGAAGAATATAGTAGTGACGTTCTTAAGCGACTGACTGATAtctgccaccattgtcaaatgaaCGGAAGAGCCCCAAGCCGCTTTAAGTTCACCCTTCGAGATGATCATGAGTTTAACCATGAGATTATTGTGgacatcttctttattaatggCCAACCAGTCCTCCATGTTATTGACTCTGCAACTGCCTTCCAAGCTGCTAagtttcttaataataaagaacaaaaggcaagGGATCTTTGGGATGCCATTATGGCCTGTTGGATTAACACGTACCTTGGGCCTCCCGAATGGATAGTTCATGACGCTGGAAAGAACTTTAGCTCGGCAGAATTCAAACAGTATGCCAAAGGCCTGTATATCCGTGTTCAGGAAATGCCAGTCGAGGCACACAATAGTATTGGCAAGGCAgaaagatatcatggcccTCTCCGCCGTGCATATCAGATAATTGACGCAGAACTTGGCGACGCTCTGACCGAcgatcagaagcttcaaatggcTGTAAAAGCTATAAATGATACAGCTGGCCCAGACGGACTCGTCCCAACACTTCTAGTCTTTGGCGCCTATCCCAGGATGACGGATGATTCGCCCCCTAGCTTTAGCGTCGTGCAGAGAGCTGAAGCTATCCGTAAGGCAACTAGTGAAGCCAGACGAGCCCTCGCTAAGCGGCAGGTCCAAAATGCCCTCTTAACGAGGAACGGCCCAGACACAACCCCATTACATACCCTTCCATTGCAATCCAAGGTTCGCgtttggagagaaaagaaCGGGTGGCAGGGCCCCTTTGAACTTATTGCCGTTGAAGGCGAGACCTGCACCGTTGCTAATGAGGCTGGAATAACCTCGAAGTTCCGTTCCACGATTGTACAACCCTATCTAGAGGATAAGGATACAACCCCAACGGATAACAAGCTACCCCAACAGCAGGCTGTTAACCAAGATAATGCTGAGGTTGCTAACGAGAGTGACGGGGAGGTTAACCAGGACGAAGATATCAGAGAtagcattgctgttgctatcccaacagcaagacgaggccCGGGAAGACCGCGTAAAGACCCAGAGACCAGAAGAGCTCCTTATCAAacatttccaagaagaggCCCAGGAAGGCCACGTAAACGCCTTATCGAAGAACAGTACTTCTTTAACGCCCTTGAGGACCCGCCCGAACGTACCAAGCTCCTTaagagcatcaaaacaatAGCATTCCTGACCACGAAGGAGCAAGGAGACCGCGACcttgctgtccttctccgcaGTAAAGGACTCATAATCACCCCTGGCCAGCCGTTTGAAATCTCAGGCCGCACTGAGATTGATAACTTGATAGCCAGAGGTGTCTTTAAATTTGAGCTTTATGACCCTATAAAGCATGCTAAACTTCGCATCTTTGACTCACGAATGGTTAAtgaggtcaaaggcaaggataCAGCTGCCCCATATGAGAAATCTCGCCTCGTCATTCGGGGATATAATGACGAGGGTaaagccttcattttgacgcaatcaccaacaatacaacgagccagccaacGGCTTATGATTGCACTCGcgccctctctcttccaacgagGAATTATCCTCTGGATAAGGGATATTACCCAAGCCTATgtgcaatctcaaacacctctccaaagGACGATTATCGCAAAGATTCCTGAGCAACTCCGCGGTAGATACCCAgaaggcaccatcatggtAGTAGTTAAACCGTTATACGGAATACCAGAAGCCGGCACCCACTGGTGGGCGACTTATTCCACCCACCATcgagaaaagctaaagatggCGACCTCGACTTACGACCCATGCCTGCTGATCTCAGAATgcgacaagtttggtatcattgggATGCAAACCGATGACACACTTGGACTTAGTGACAAACAGTTCTCTaatcttgaagaggaagagctccagaaggcagcttttgcagcaaagccaaaggaagtcctcaaggtggaaaagccactcactttcaatggctgccgaatctCTCTTAACGCcgatggaagcatcatgatgacccagaaagaacaggctttaaagcttcagattccaacaaccaatcagGAATATATTGAGCAACGAGCCCGCGGCGCATATCTCGCCAGtatctgccaaccagaggcagcctttgacctttcagttgctgcccaacaaaagGAACCATCTAGCGATGACTTTAAACGTCTAGGACGCCGCATCCAGTGGCAGATTGATAACCCAGGTAGAGGCCTAAAATGTATACCATTTGACCTCGATAAAGCAAagctttttgtgtttgttgatggctcttttgccaacaacgaagaTCTGAGTTCCCAGCTGGGATACATTATCGTCATcggtacagaagaagagaccaacaatggcgaaatgCTCGttaaaggcaacatcatcacgtactcttcaaccaagtcaaagagagtTACGCGAAGTGCCCTAGCCTCTGAGCTTTATAGCATGGTTCAAGGCACAGACATTGGATACGCGATAGCCTCGACTTTaaagctcatcacaaaacaactggGAATTCCAGACATCCCCACGATCCTTCTCACGGACTCGTATTCCCTATATGAGTGCCTTGTTAAGCTCGGCAcaaccaaagagaagaggctcatgatagatatcatggctctccGACAGTCATACGAGCGCCGCGAAGTCCATGAAgtcagatggatcaacggAGGAGATAACCCGGCAGACGCGATGacgaaagcatcgccaaatcaCGCGTTGAGAACCCTTATCGACAAGAATAAGATCGCGATACGAGTGGAAGGCTGggtagagaggaagaaggacgaaaagtgA